The bacterium genome includes the window TATCCGCGACGGCATCTATCGGCTCGTTGCGATCGGCGTACATTTGGGAGGATGTGAGCATGAGCTCCGCCATTATGGAGTTCACTTTGTCTTCATAGTACCAGGCGTTCCATATGCTTCGATTCAGGCGAAATCGGTCGATCCTGCCGGAGTCGTGGTATGTCTTTATGGAATCGAGCCACGCCCTTATCGCCGGCTCACGGTACTCCGGCACGCTCGATGCGAGCGTGTGAGCAAGACCGGGTTCTTTCTCGATTGTGACTTCGATGATGTGAGCTGCGGATTCCGCCAGCATCGCTTCCTTGTCGAATTCCGCCATTCGATCGAGGGACTCCGAGGCGAGGAAGAGAAGCCTCGCCTTGCGGACGGGGTTGTTGTCGTTGGCGGGATTTACCGCCGCTTCGAGGCGCTCTAGGAATCGGTTCTCATGGACCTCTCTCTTGAAGATCGTCGCCGGGGGTCGATAATCTTTCGGGTCATCGCTGTTTGCGATCTTCTCTATCTCCTCGGCTCTCAACGGAGAAATGAGCGAGACTGCCGCCATGGAATTGATCGCGTGCTGGAGCGAACGCTGCGCTTCGGAGAGCATGCCCGCCTGCTCGTAACTGTCTCCAGGGCGGGTCGCAGGATCGAACGGATGGATGCCCTTGAACGTGAAGTTCGTTGAAAAACCGGGGATGGCCACCATCGGCGACATGCGGTACCGCTGTGCCTGACTCGGATTCTCGAAGTAGAGCGAAGTATTGGACCATTGCGGCATCGTGCAGACGCCCGACATGGACATGAGCGAACCGAGCCCGATTGAGAAATCCGCCAATTGTGCCTGACTCAGGGGCATCCTTGTATTCCTCTCATCTCTTCTTCGGCACGGCGAGCTTTCTGTTGCTAGGAAATTTGTGAGCGGAGGAGAAATCGCCCTTGGATACAACTGGTTGATATCATTAGTTAATAGCGCTGAGTCGGTTTGGCCTGGATTCAAAAATCCGTTGAATCCGCTTCACGGCGCGGTTAATGTGCCTCCTCGTTTAATCGGAACCATGGTCCTGAAAGGGGGCACAATGATGAGGCGTCTGGCTGTCATCGCATTTGTTGCAGCGATCGCAATCATCGCTGCGACTGCATCGGCAAAGGAGGATGTGGTGAGAAAGGGCAACGGGCTGGTATACAAGGATGTCGAGGTCGGCACGGGGGCCGAGGCGGTCCCTGGAAAAGCGGTCACGGTGGATTACACCGGGTGGATCGACGAAGGGGACAAGAAGGGAAAGAAGTTCGACAGCTCGCTGGACCGCGGCGAGGCCTTCACGTTCACGCTGGGCATGGGCCAGGTGATAAAGGGTTGGGACGAGGGCGTTGCAGGGATGAAGGTCGGCGGCAAGCGGACCCTCATGATTCCGGCGAGCTTGGGCTACGGCGCGCGCGGCGCGGGCGCGGCGATCCCGCCTAACTCGGACCTCATCTTCGACGTCGAGCTCCACGGCGTGAAGTGAACTCCGTAAGTCTGGGAGCAAACAAAAAGCCCGGGATCTCTCCCGGGCTTTTTCTTCGTAAAGCATTCGAACGTCAGCTCTCCAGCCTCCTGAGCTCCAGCGCCAGGAAGAAGCGGGAGACGCCCCAGAAGAGTATGTACCATGCCAGCAGGACCGAGAGTATGATCGGGTACTTGAACATCACAGCGGCCATGATGATGTTGAGCACTCCCAACAGCGCCAGGAAGAAGCGGCCGTTGCTGAGCTGGACCGCGCCGATTATCTCCACGAGCCCGCTGAACAACAGGAAGAGCGCGACTATCATGTAGACGATGCTGACATCGAAGAACCAGACTATCACCGACGTGACTATGCCGAGAGCCATGTACAGCAGCGCCCTCGACTTGCTCTTGGATTTGAAGCTCGCATAAGCCTCGGAGAACGTATACGCCAGCACGAAG containing:
- a CDS encoding FKBP-type peptidyl-prolyl cis-trans isomerase — translated: MRRLAVIAFVAAIAIIAATASAKEDVVRKGNGLVYKDVEVGTGAEAVPGKAVTVDYTGWIDEGDKKGKKFDSSLDRGEAFTFTLGMGQVIKGWDEGVAGMKVGGKRTLMIPASLGYGARGAGAAIPPNSDLIFDVELHGVK